The Fusobacterium necrophorum subsp. necrophorum genome has a window encoding:
- a CDS encoding GntR family transcriptional regulator, translating to MVSTEKSYEKVIEYVRNHILKKEFKIGDKLLSERELAVQLGISRNSVREGLRILERMGVLCSQQGAGNYIVGKFENTLTEVLSMMYTLRDMEMEQVTQFRHGLEYGAMNLAVFHATEEEKERMKYHLQALEEAESEEVRIRHDKAIHYLLIEASRNKYMLVNFIALTQIMDFYIPTMRGKILNSMKTEDFLYEAHELIVKGVVEGNLEKGMRGLALHFKYINDYRNS from the coding sequence ATGGTTTCAACAGAGAAATCTTACGAAAAGGTAATTGAATATGTTAGAAATCATATTTTGAAAAAGGAATTTAAGATAGGAGATAAACTTCTTTCCGAAAGAGAATTGGCAGTTCAATTAGGAATTAGCAGAAATTCCGTTCGGGAGGGCTTACGTATTTTGGAAAGAATGGGAGTGTTGTGCAGTCAACAGGGGGCAGGCAACTATATTGTAGGAAAGTTTGAAAATACTTTGACAGAAGTATTGTCTATGATGTACACTTTGCGTGATATGGAAATGGAGCAAGTGACACAATTTCGACATGGATTGGAATATGGAGCTATGAATTTAGCTGTATTTCATGCAACGGAAGAGGAAAAGGAAAGAATGAAATACCACTTGCAAGCTTTGGAAGAAGCGGAGTCCGAAGAAGTTCGGATTCGTCATGATAAGGCGATCCATTACTTATTGATAGAAGCGAGTCGAAATAAATATATGCTCGTAAATTTTATTGCATTGACACAAATTATGGATTTTTATATTCCTACGATGAGAGGAAAAATTTTGAATTCCATGAAAACGGAAGATTTTTTATACGAGGCTCATGAACTGATCGTTAAGGGAGTTGTTGAGGGAAATTTGGAAAAAGGGATGAGAGGTCTGGCTTTGCATTTCAAGTATATCAATGATTATCGAAACAGTTAA
- a CDS encoding helix-turn-helix domain-containing protein: protein MKKQKITQSSREDFVSEDIMEMMISHLGEFSGINEVAAFFHISRSTVRYYIEQGDIVSLQFGKRIVIVVRSMGDFIKRYI, encoded by the coding sequence ATGAAAAAACAAAAAATCACACAAAGTAGTAGAGAAGATTTTGTATCGGAAGATATTATGGAAATGATGATTTCTCATTTGGGAGAATTTTCGGGAATTAATGAAGTCGCTGCTTTTTTTCATATCAGTCGTTCAACTGTACGTTACTATATTGAACAAGGGGACATTGTATCTCTGCAATTTGGAAAAAGAATTGTTATTGTAGTCAGAAGTATGGGGGATTTTATAAAGCGATATATTTAG
- a CDS encoding FadR/GntR family transcriptional regulator, with translation MVFKPIENRKISSRIMEQIKENILRGKLRVGDKLPSERELSTQLGVSRSSVREALRSLDILGVVVSVQGEGTYIQGDFQDSLCMLMTFMYFMNGCKLKEALQLREILEIESIVHSASRWTEQDIQELEKYCDLLEGEGSEEEKSEYDKNFHDKIAEMSGNSLMIIILSSASYIIQHIIKSAREKILFHECIDQVSMQHRRILEAIRLGDAGEIRKRMQEHMQFVSEALRDVEEEEI, from the coding sequence ATGGTATTTAAGCCGATTGAGAATCGTAAAATTTCATCTCGAATTATGGAACAAATCAAAGAGAACATTCTGAGAGGAAAGTTGAGAGTGGGGGATAAACTTCCGTCAGAAAGGGAATTGTCAACACAATTGGGAGTTTCTCGTTCCAGTGTGAGAGAGGCGTTACGTTCTTTAGATATTTTAGGGGTTGTTGTCTCTGTACAAGGAGAGGGAACCTATATACAAGGGGATTTTCAAGATAGTCTGTGTATGTTGATGACATTTATGTATTTTATGAATGGCTGTAAACTGAAAGAAGCTTTGCAACTCCGAGAAATTTTGGAAATCGAATCCATAGTTCACAGCGCTTCCAGATGGACGGAACAAGATATTCAGGAATTGGAAAAATATTGTGATCTGTTAGAGGGAGAAGGAAGCGAAGAGGAAAAAAGTGAATATGATAAGAATTTCCATGATAAAATTGCTGAAATGTCGGGAAATTCCTTGATGATCATCATTTTAAGTTCAGCTTCCTACATCATTCAGCACATTATTAAAAGTGCAAGAGAAAAGATTTTGTTTCATGAATGTATTGATCAGGTCAGTATGCAACATCGTAGAATTTTAGAGGCAATTCGGCTAGGCGATGCAGGAGAAATCAGAAAACGTATGCAGGAGCATATGCAATTTGTTTCAGAAGCTTTGCGGGATGTGGAAGAGGAAGAAATATAA
- a CDS encoding IS30 family transposase — MVQQKYTIKREKGKHLTSIERGKIEAYFKLGYSKTKIAQLIDVSRRTIQREIKRGWVEGLQNSDLSLYDTYSAHKAQRKYNDSQRKKEGNLKIDKNYELINFLENSMLIDKNSPYAALESAKKKGFNVNISLKTLYNYIHKELFIKFTEKDMCYKKDIRKKSLKEKRIRKQGGKSIEQRAQLINNREEIGHFEMDTVVGKRGSSSCLLVLTDRKSRLEVIRKLKSKTVKDVVETVKNIVREYPELIKTITSDNGSEFMNAEAIEELGIEYFYAHSYSSGERGSNENNNKLIRRYIKKGVDIGSISEEEIIRIEEWMNSYPRKLFNGKSSLEVYSKELTKYFS; from the coding sequence ATGGTTCAACAAAAGTATACTATAAAAAGAGAAAAAGGTAAACATTTAACTTCCATTGAAAGAGGAAAAATTGAAGCTTACTTTAAATTAGGGTATTCTAAAACTAAGATTGCTCAGTTAATTGATGTTTCTAGGAGAACTATTCAAAGAGAAATTAAAAGAGGTTGGGTAGAAGGATTACAAAACTCTGATTTATCTCTTTACGACACATACTCTGCGCATAAAGCTCAAAGAAAATATAATGATTCTCAAAGAAAAAAAGAAGGTAATTTAAAAATAGATAAGAATTATGAATTAATTAATTTTCTAGAAAACTCTATGCTTATTGATAAAAATTCTCCCTATGCAGCTTTAGAAAGTGCTAAAAAGAAGGGTTTCAATGTAAATATATCATTAAAAACATTGTATAACTATATTCATAAAGAATTATTTATAAAATTTACTGAGAAAGATATGTGTTACAAAAAAGATATAAGAAAAAAATCTCTCAAAGAAAAAAGAATAAGAAAACAAGGAGGAAAATCAATAGAACAAAGGGCACAGCTAATTAATAATAGAGAGGAAATAGGTCATTTTGAGATGGACACTGTTGTAGGCAAAAGAGGAAGCTCTTCATGTCTTTTAGTTCTTACAGATAGAAAATCAAGATTAGAAGTAATAAGAAAATTAAAGTCTAAAACAGTAAAAGATGTTGTGGAAACAGTAAAAAATATTGTTAGAGAATATCCAGAACTAATAAAGACAATTACAAGTGATAATGGAAGCGAATTTATGAATGCTGAAGCAATAGAAGAGTTAGGAATAGAATACTTTTATGCGCATAGTTATAGTTCAGGAGAAAGAGGAAGTAATGAAAATAATAATAAATTAATTAGGCGCTATATAAAAAAGGGAGTAGATATAGGTTCTATAAGCGAAGAAGAAATAATAAGAATAGAAGAGTGGATGAATTCATATCCAAGAAAATTATTTAATGGGAAAAGTTCCTTAGAAGTATATTCTAAAGAACTTACAAAATATTTTTCTTAG
- the rplT gene encoding 50S ribosomal protein L20, with the protein MRVKTGIVRRRRHKKILKAAKGFRGASGDAFKQAKQATMKAMAYSTRDRKVNKRRMRQLWITRINSAARLNGLTYSVFMNGLKKAGIELDRKVLADLALNNAAEFAKLAETAKAAR; encoded by the coding sequence ATGAGAGTAAAAACTGGAATCGTAAGACGAAGAAGACATAAAAAAATATTAAAGGCTGCAAAAGGATTTAGAGGAGCATCAGGAGACGCTTTCAAGCAAGCAAAACAAGCTACGATGAAAGCAATGGCTTATTCTACAAGAGATAGAAAAGTGAACAAAAGAAGAATGAGACAATTATGGATTACAAGAATTAATTCCGCAGCAAGATTAAATGGATTGACTTATTCCGTATTCATGAATGGATTAAAGAAAGCCGGAATTGAATTGGATAGAAAAGTATTAGCAGATTTGGCTTTAAACAATGCGGCAGAATTTGCAAAATTAGCAGAAACTGCAAAGGCAGCTAGATAA
- a CDS encoding YoaK family protein, giving the protein MKRFYKIYIFWIFLLTVTGGFLNSVGILYLGEAISHYSGNVSKIAIEYHLQHYEHTFKILGLFVSFFLGCVLAGFFTKGRAFDLQKRYGCILIGISFVLSLSYFFFLKFPFFPYFLPLFLGIQNGMFISYKGVIVRTTHISGNLTDAGVYLGKHLRGEKQDAWKMFFYIYNIFSFFLGNFWGAEEFIKRGESCLLIAAILYFIIGSFYFILRELHQQIKVNGLS; this is encoded by the coding sequence ATGAAGCGTTTTTATAAAATATATATCTTCTGGATTTTTCTTCTAACCGTTACAGGTGGATTTTTAAACAGTGTCGGAATTTTATATCTTGGAGAAGCCATTTCTCATTATTCCGGAAATGTATCAAAAATTGCCATTGAGTATCATCTTCAGCACTATGAGCATACTTTTAAAATTCTTGGATTATTTGTTTCCTTTTTTTTGGGCTGTGTTCTAGCCGGATTTTTCACGAAAGGAAGAGCTTTTGACCTACAAAAAAGGTATGGTTGTATTCTAATAGGAATCAGTTTTGTTCTTTCTCTTAGTTACTTCTTTTTCCTAAAATTCCCTTTTTTCCCTTATTTTCTACCCTTATTTTTGGGAATTCAAAATGGAATGTTCATTTCTTATAAAGGAGTCATTGTGAGAACCACTCATATTTCCGGAAATTTAACTGATGCAGGAGTGTATCTCGGAAAACATCTACGAGGCGAAAAACAGGATGCTTGGAAAATGTTCTTCTATATTTATAACATTTTTTCTTTTTTCTTAGGAAATTTTTGGGGTGCAGAAGAGTTTATCAAAAGAGGGGAAAGTTGCCTTTTGATTGCTGCTATCCTATACTTCATTATCGGTTCTTTCTACTTTATCCTACGAGAGCTTCATCAACAAATAAAAGTCAATGGACTTTCTTAA
- a CDS encoding transposase produces MQTAWKALRKYRKYIQNTLETTYTNEPLGGMNNFIKSVKRVAFGFRRFSHFRQRILIIQGIAQINPNF; encoded by the coding sequence ATGCAAACAGCTTGGAAAGCACTTCGAAAATACAGAAAATACATTCAAAATACTTTAGAAACCACTTACACCAATGAACCTTTAGGAGGAATGAATAATTTTATCAAATCCGTGAAACGAGTTGCATTTGGCTTCCGAAGATTTTCTCATTTTCGACAGAGAATTTTAATAATCCAAGGAATTGCGCAAATCAACCCAAATTTTTAA
- a CDS encoding ISL3 family transposase — translation MISLSHSDFIKVLFDLQDPNLYFLEDDIQRVQKKQIYSKVLHATLTKDTCACPHCHSQTTVKNGFKTTKVRYLPFQNYPIIIALKKQRFLCKECHHSFTLETPIVKKHASISQTLKLSVLNSLQENMSLSLIAKQHRISIPTVQRILKQGYLSYEISKKSLPKVLCFDEFKSTKDSDGAMSFLFMDGISHKILDIVENRKLPALEDYFSRFSYQVRSQVKYIVMDMYSPYIQLAKRCFPKANIVLDTFHIVQLVNRAFNQTRIREMNQEKTKNPKLYRMLKRDWKLYLQDFLTLSESRKYYHSLKQLISPSEKVDYVMSKKENLRQDYYFYQDILYAVKRKDFRLFESYLERWKKKLSSKMQTAWKTLRKYRKYIRNTLETSYTNGPWEGMNHFIKSVKRVAFEFRRFSHFRQRILIIQGIAQINPNF, via the coding sequence GTGATTTCATTATCTCATTCAGATTTTATCAAAGTTCTTTTCGATTTACAAGACCCTAATTTATATTTTTTAGAGGATGACATTCAAAGAGTTCAAAAAAAACAAATCTACTCTAAAGTATTACATGCTACTTTAACCAAAGATACCTGCGCTTGTCCTCATTGTCATTCTCAAACAACTGTAAAAAATGGTTTTAAAACAACAAAAGTTCGGTATCTCCCTTTTCAAAACTATCCCATCATCATTGCCTTGAAAAAACAGAGATTTCTTTGTAAAGAATGTCACCATTCTTTTACTCTAGAAACGCCGATTGTCAAAAAACATGCTTCGATTTCACAAACCTTAAAACTCTCTGTTTTAAACAGTTTACAAGAAAATATGTCTCTTTCTTTGATTGCAAAACAACATAGAATCTCGATTCCTACCGTACAACGAATTTTAAAACAAGGCTATCTTTCCTATGAGATTTCTAAAAAATCCCTTCCAAAAGTGCTTTGTTTTGATGAGTTTAAATCGACGAAAGATAGTGATGGAGCTATGTCTTTTCTTTTTATGGATGGAATCTCCCATAAAATATTGGATATTGTTGAAAATCGAAAATTACCTGCGCTAGAAGATTATTTCTCAAGATTCTCCTATCAAGTGAGGTCTCAAGTGAAATATATTGTCATGGATATGTATTCCCCTTATATTCAACTTGCAAAACGTTGTTTTCCAAAAGCAAACATTGTACTAGACACCTTTCATATTGTTCAACTTGTCAATCGTGCTTTTAACCAAACAAGAATTCGAGAGATGAATCAAGAGAAAACGAAAAATCCAAAACTATATCGCATGCTAAAACGAGATTGGAAACTGTATCTACAAGATTTTTTAACCTTATCAGAAAGTAGAAAATACTATCATTCCTTAAAACAACTCATTTCTCCCAGTGAAAAGGTAGATTATGTAATGTCTAAGAAGGAAAATTTACGACAAGATTATTATTTTTACCAAGATATTTTATATGCTGTAAAAAGAAAAGATTTTCGACTGTTCGAATCTTACTTAGAACGATGGAAGAAAAAGCTAAGCTCTAAGATGCAAACTGCTTGGAAAACACTTCGTAAATACAGAAAATATATTCGAAACACTTTAGAAACAAGCTATACCAATGGGCCTTGGGAAGGAATGAATCATTTTATTAAATCTGTGAAACGAGTCGCATTTGAATTCCGCAGATTCTCTCATTTTCGACAGAGAATTTTAATTATCCAAGGGATAGCGCAAATCAATCCCAATTTTTAA
- the infC gene encoding translation initiation factor IF-3, with protein sequence MNISEKMRINDKIRGKEFRIIGADGEQLGVMSATEALEIAAAQDLDLVEIAANAKPPVCKIMNFGKYRYEQERKAKEAKKNQKQTIIKEVKVTARIDVHDLDTKVNQIQKFLEKDNKVKVTLVLFGREKMHASLGVGTLDEIAEKFSASADVDKKYAEKQKHIILTPKKK encoded by the coding sequence ATGAATATTTCTGAAAAAATGAGAATTAATGACAAAATACGAGGAAAGGAATTCCGAATTATTGGAGCAGACGGAGAACAATTGGGAGTGATGTCTGCGACGGAAGCGTTGGAAATTGCAGCCGCTCAGGATTTGGATCTTGTGGAGATTGCGGCAAATGCAAAACCGCCTGTCTGTAAAATTATGAACTTTGGAAAATATCGTTATGAACAAGAACGAAAGGCAAAAGAAGCCAAGAAAAATCAAAAGCAAACCATCATCAAGGAAGTTAAGGTAACGGCAAGAATTGATGTACATGATTTGGATACCAAAGTCAATCAAATTCAAAAATTCTTGGAAAAAGACAACAAAGTAAAAGTAACCTTAGTATTGTTTGGAAGAGAAAAAATGCATGCAAGCTTGGGAGTGGGAACTCTGGATGAGATTGCAGAGAAGTTTTCGGCGAGTGCGGATGTGGATAAAAAATATGCGGAAAAGCAAAAGCATATTATTTTAACCCCGAAGAAAAAGTAA
- the rpmI gene encoding 50S ribosomal protein L35 — protein sequence MPKMKTHRGAKKRIKVTGTGKFIVKHSGKSHILTKKDRKRKNSLKKDLVVSETLKRHMQGLLPYGVGR from the coding sequence ATGCCAAAGATGAAGACTCATAGAGGAGCAAAAAAAAGAATTAAAGTAACCGGAACAGGAAAGTTCATCGTAAAACATTCCGGAAAAAGTCATATCTTAACAAAGAAAGATAGAAAGAGAAAGAACTCTCTAAAGAAAGATCTAGTGGTTAGCGAAACTTTAAAAAGACATATGCAAGGATTACTACCATACGGTGTAGGAAGATAA
- a CDS encoding YadA-like family protein has product MEYYYCASLNMGNFNLKFFTISLLILLVQNSFAEDPVIKRGNNQDSIVAGLHNKAVNGYSLAYGDANEATGDAASVAFGLKNVASGKSATAFGNANKAGGDTAAAFGNNNTAGGRFSLAFGNKNEVSGTSSAAFGFQNKAKSKESVAVGHENEVEADYGIALGNGNEVKSQKGVAVGYQNEAKGFSNSVFGIESRVSGTSSTVVGNSYEVSGTKSGAFGVGEAGLKSSGISYKYKNEGNESYTIGNRNSIATRTNNNFILGNDVTIGDGINGAVVLGKSSKVTESNTVSVGSENERRRIVFVADGTQDTDAATVGQVKKLISSSTVLGAGMGNVYTKAESDAKFATKDAGNLSASDVDAWRSKLGVIANTAADPKSTSIGNNNKVTGTYSTAVGYKNEVSGNKSGAFGDPNIVTGNRSYAFGNDNTIAGDDNFVLGSNVNIGVGISNSVALGNNSKVKASNEVSVGSVGNERKITNMADGEVSSTSTDAITGRQLYHVMQNSGTTGIENLRNEVNEKFSDVKNEVNHVGSLSAALSALNPMQYDPKAPNQIMAGLGHYRNKQAVAVGLSHHFNNSAMMTAGLALGNESKIKAMANLGFTIRLGRGGETSAEIPQSVIQNEMARLARENQELKKELFIIREQLEELINK; this is encoded by the coding sequence TTGGAGTATTATTACTGTGCAAGTTTAAACATGGGGAATTTTAATTTAAAATTTTTTACCATATCTTTATTAATTTTATTGGTACAAAATTCTTTTGCAGAAGATCCGGTAATAAAAAGAGGAAATAACCAAGATAGTATAGTAGCCGGTCTCCATAACAAAGCTGTAAACGGATATTCCTTAGCTTATGGAGATGCTAATGAGGCCACTGGAGATGCAGCCAGTGTAGCTTTTGGCTTAAAAAATGTGGCAAGTGGGAAAAGTGCAACAGCCTTTGGTAATGCCAATAAGGCGGGTGGAGATACAGCAGCAGCTTTTGGGAACAATAACACAGCAGGCGGTCGTTTTAGCTTAGCTTTTGGTAATAAAAATGAGGTCAGTGGAACAAGCAGTGCAGCTTTTGGTTTCCAAAATAAGGCTAAATCTAAAGAAAGTGTTGCTGTAGGTCATGAGAATGAGGTAGAAGCGGACTACGGCATTGCTTTGGGTAATGGAAATGAAGTAAAATCACAAAAAGGTGTAGCAGTAGGATATCAAAATGAAGCAAAAGGTTTTTCAAATTCTGTTTTCGGTATTGAAAGTAGAGTCAGTGGGACAAGCAGTACAGTTGTAGGAAATTCTTATGAAGTTTCAGGAACTAAATCGGGTGCCTTTGGAGTGGGAGAAGCCGGACTAAAGTCTTCAGGAATAAGCTACAAATATAAAAATGAAGGTAATGAATCTTACACTATAGGAAATAGAAACAGTATAGCAACAAGGACGAATAATAACTTTATATTGGGAAATGATGTTACTATAGGTGACGGAATAAACGGTGCTGTAGTTTTAGGTAAAAGTTCTAAGGTAACGGAAAGCAATACAGTTTCTGTCGGTTCTGAAAACGAAAGAAGAAGAATAGTATTTGTGGCGGATGGAACTCAGGATACAGATGCGGCTACTGTAGGGCAAGTCAAGAAACTAATTTCTTCAAGTACAGTACTGGGAGCTGGAATGGGAAATGTTTATACAAAGGCTGAGAGTGATGCTAAATTTGCTACTAAAGATGCAGGTAATTTGTCGGCAAGTGATGTTGATGCTTGGAGAAGTAAGTTAGGAGTTATTGCTAACACAGCAGCAGATCCAAAAAGTACAAGTATAGGAAATAATAATAAAGTGACCGGAACTTATTCAACAGCGGTTGGTTACAAAAATGAAGTTAGCGGAAATAAATCTGGAGCTTTTGGAGATCCAAATATAGTTACAGGGAATCGTTCCTATGCCTTTGGCAATGATAATACTATTGCAGGGGATGATAATTTTGTTTTAGGTTCTAATGTAAATATAGGAGTGGGAATATCAAATTCTGTTGCGCTTGGAAATAACTCAAAAGTAAAAGCTTCTAATGAAGTTTCTGTAGGTTCGGTAGGAAATGAAAGAAAGATAACGAATATGGCAGATGGAGAAGTTTCATCTACATCGACAGATGCAATTACAGGTAGACAACTATATCATGTAATGCAAAATTCAGGAACAACAGGAATAGAAAATTTAAGAAATGAAGTAAATGAAAAGTTCTCAGATGTTAAAAATGAAGTGAACCATGTAGGTTCCTTGAGCGCGGCACTTTCTGCATTAAATCCTATGCAGTATGATCCGAAAGCTCCTAATCAAATCATGGCAGGCTTGGGACATTATAGAAATAAACAGGCTGTTGCAGTAGGACTAAGCCATCATTTCAATAATAGTGCGATGATGACAGCAGGGCTTGCCTTAGGGAATGAGTCAAAGATAAAAGCTATGGCAAATCTTGGATTTACAATAAGATTGGGAAGAGGCGGAGAAACTTCGGCTGAAATTCCTCAAAGTGTAATTCAAAATGAAATGGCAAGATTAGCTAGAGAGAATCAAGAACTAAAAAAAGAGTTATTTATCATAAGAGAGCAGTTAGAAGAATTAATAAACAAATAA
- a CDS encoding DUF1353 domain-containing protein yields the protein MNDIHCLEIYPCSKSKFCVLKDFEYPMGNRVIFVKKHFITDLSSIPRIFWTIYPPFGLYTLASVVHDFLYSKEGSIQVRSRKEADDIFLEIMKETGVSWHTRTIFYYAVRLFGKRFFKKR from the coding sequence ATGAACGATATTCATTGTTTGGAAATTTATCCTTGCTCCAAATCTAAATTTTGTGTCCTGAAAGATTTTGAATACCCCATGGGAAATCGAGTTATTTTTGTCAAGAAACACTTCATCACAGACCTTTCATCCATTCCGAGAATTTTTTGGACAATCTATCCCCCATTCGGACTTTACACCTTGGCCAGTGTTGTTCACGATTTTCTATACTCCAAAGAAGGTTCGATCCAAGTGCGTTCTCGAAAGGAAGCCGATGATATTTTCTTGGAAATTATGAAAGAAACCGGTGTTTCATGGCACACCAGAACAATCTTCTACTATGCGGTTCGTCTGTTTGGAAAACGATTTTTTAAAAAGAGGTGA
- a CDS encoding ISL3 family transposase, protein MSHSDSIKVLFDLQDPNLHFSEDDIQKIQKKQIYSKILHATLTKDTCACPHCNSLNTVKNGFKTSMVRCIPFQEYSIESALKKQRFLCRKCGHSSLLESSIVKKYESISRTLKLSVLKDLQKNLFLSWIAKRHHISIPTVQRILKQGYVSYKISKKSLPKVLCFDEFQSTKDSDGAMSFLFMDGESHKILDIVENRKLPALEDYFSRFSYPVRCQVEYIVMDMYSPYIQLAKRYFPKAKIVLDPFHIVQLVNPNSNSRNESKENKKSKIISYAKRRLETLFTRFFNVIGRKEILSFLTTNPFSE, encoded by the coding sequence TTGTCTCATTCAGATTCTATCAAAGTTCTTTTCGATTTACAAGACCCTAATTTACATTTTTCAGAGGATGATATTCAAAAAATTCAAAAAAAACAGATCTACTCAAAAATTTTACACGCCACTTTAACCAAAGATACTTGCGCTTGTCCTCATTGTAATTCTTTGAACACAGTAAAAAATGGCTTTAAAACTTCTATGGTACGATGTATCCCGTTCCAAGAATATTCTATAGAGAGTGCCTTAAAAAAACAAAGATTTCTTTGTAGAAAATGTGGACATTCTTCTCTGTTAGAGTCTTCTATTGTAAAGAAATATGAGTCTATTTCTCGAACATTAAAACTTTCTGTTTTAAAAGATTTACAGAAAAATCTTTTCTTATCTTGGATTGCAAAGCGACACCATATTTCGATTCCTACTGTTCAAAGAATTTTAAAACAGGGCTATGTTTCTTACAAAATCTCCAAAAAATCTTTGCCTAAAGTGCTTTGCTTTGATGAATTTCAATCGACAAAAGATAGTGATGGTGCCATGTCTTTTTTATTTATGGATGGAGAATCTCATAAAATATTGGATATTGTAGAAAATCGAAAATTACCTGCGCTAGAAGACTACTTTTCAAGATTCTCCTATCCGGTACGATGTCAAGTGGAGTATATTGTCATGGATATGTATTCTCCCTATATTCAACTTGCAAAACGATATTTTCCAAAAGCAAAGATTGTATTAGACCCTTTTCATATTGTACAACTAGTGAATCCAAACTCGAATTCGCGGAATGAATCAAAAGAAAACAAGAAATCCAAAATTATATCGTATGCTAAAAGGAGATTGGAAACTCTATTTACAAGATTTTTTAACGTTATCGGAAGAAAGGAAATATTGTCGTTCCTTACAACGAATCCTTTCTCCGAGTGA
- a CDS encoding M15 family metallopeptidase: protein MKTAILSSPFPFMITEGLRSIERQKQLFQEGKTKTLDSYHLKGRAVDIAVIVENHITWNYSFYEKVAKHILKIAHRKHLKITWGGTWNTLVDACHFQLEE from the coding sequence ATGAAAACAGCAATTCTTTCGAGCCCTTTTCCTTTTATGATTACGGAAGGACTTCGCTCCATAGAGCGACAAAAACAACTCTTCCAAGAAGGAAAAACAAAGACCCTGGACAGTTATCATTTGAAAGGAAGGGCTGTCGATATTGCCGTTATCGTAGAAAACCATATCACTTGGAACTATTCTTTTTATGAAAAAGTGGCAAAACATATTTTAAAGATCGCACACAGGAAACATCTCAAAATCACTTGGGGCGGAACCTGGAACACTCTAGTGGATGCCTGTCATTTTCAGTTGGAAGAATAA